From Candidatus Omnitrophota bacterium:
TGATGGGAAAATGGCTATGGATAGGTTTAAGCTGGGCGTTCCTGTACTGGGGCAGCTTATTCTAAAGACAGAAATCGCCCGTTTTACAAAAACGCTTGCGACTCTTTTGTCGAACGGCGTTCCTATTCTTGATGCCCTGGGTGTCGTCATGAATATTATGGAAAACGAAATCCTTAAGGAAGACATAAAAATTGCGCAAAAAGAGGTCCGGGAGGGGAGCGCATTGGCGGTAGGGCTTGCCAAAGGGGCCTATTTTCCCGTTTTTGTGAATAATATGATATCCGTAGGCGAAGAAAGCGGAGCGGTGGAAAAGGCGCTCTTTAAAGTGGCGAGCGCTTATGAAAGAGAGGTTGACAGGGCGGTTAAGACGATGACCTCTCTATTGGAGCCGCTCATGATCTTGACATTGGGTCTCATAATAGGTTTTATTGTCATAGCGATGCTTTTACCGATATTTGAAATTAGCTTTGTAGTGAGATAATAAAAGGGGGAAACAATGCTTAACAAAAAAGGCTTCACATTAATAGAGCTCATGCTCGTAGTCATAATACTCGGCATTTTAGTTGCGATGGTTGTACCCCGCCTGGTAGGAAGGGGCGAGCAGGCCAGAGAACAGGCCGCCCAAGCGGATATCAGATCCAATATAGCGCTTGCCCTGGATCTATATGAACTGGATAACGGCTCCTATCCGGAGAAACTGGATGACCTGCTGAAAGATCCGGGAGAAAGCAAAGCACCCAATTGGAACGGCCCATATCTTAAGCGGAAACCCATAGATCCATGGGCCCGCGAATATAATTATAAATGCCCCGGTCAATATTCGAAAGATTATGATTTATATTCATACGGATCCGACGGCGTTGAAGGCGGAGGGGATGATGTTAAGAACTGGGAAGACGATACGCAGGGTGCCGAATAGAGCTTTTACGCTTATAGAATTAGTAATAGTTGCTTCTCTCATATTGGTTCTCGCGATAATATCCACGCCGCTTTTCAGGGCCGCTTACCGCAACCTGGAACTTAGAGATTCTGCTTATAATATCGGAAAGATGATGAGGTATGCCGAGGTGAGCGCAGTGATGGAAGAAAGACCGTACAAGATGATGTTCAACTTTGAAAGTAGGGCATATTGGCTGCTTCGGGAAGACCAGAAAGATCCTAAAGGAGACTTTAAAAAAGTAGAAGGCAGATTCGGAGAAAAATTTTTTTTACCGAAAAATCTATCGCTTTCCGGAGATAATAGTGAATTAATTTTTTTACCCAACGGCCGGTCCACTAAAGCGACCGTATCCGTTATTGATAAATCAGAAAAGAAGGGCTTTGATATAAAAACTACGGGCCGGTCCGGCCAGATCGAGATATCGGATGTCAGCGAAAAATGAGCTAAAAAAACATCATAGCGGCTTTATGCTTCTTGAGGTGATGCTGAGTGTTTTTGTCGTAACGGTCGGCGTAGTATTTGTAATAGGCTCTTTTACGACTTCCATAAAGGCATCCAAGGTGTCAAAAATATATGTTAACGCGCTTTATTTATTAGAACAAAGTCTGTGGGAATACGAAGAAAAGGGAAAGATAGAGGACGGCCGCTATTCCGGTAAATTTGACGATTACAAAGGAACCGAATGGGAAATAGAAGCAAAGGAATTAGAGGATATCCCCCTTTTGGAAACGGAAGCCGGAGTAGTCATAACAAAAGACGACCAAAAAAGATATTTTAAAATATCGACTTATTTTTTTAAGGAAGAGTAAATGACAAGCAAAAGCCCTCCATCTTTTACGCTGATAGAGCTTCTTATTGCCCTCAGCATATTTGCCGTAGTCGCTGTCACTCTTTATTCTACATTTTTTGCGGGCATATCTGTGTGGAAACGCTCCGGAGATACAAGTAGTGCTTATCAGGACATAAGGGTGGTCTTTGACGACATAGCGCGAGACCTTAAGGATATGATTTATTTCACAAAAGACGGTGAATCGGCTTATGCCTTTATTGGCGCGCCGAATAAAGTTATCTTTATGACGCTTGAAGAATACGCCAGCCCCCAGATGAAACCGGCCAGGGAGGTGGTAAGGGTTTCATACTATTTTGATACGGCAAAAGAAGAGTTTATAAAAAAGCGCGCCGATATTTCGCTTGGTTTCGATATCGAAAAAGCAGAAGAAGATGTACTTCTCAGAGGAGTTAAAGATTTTCAATTTGAATACTGTTACGATTCCGGCGATGAAGACGATCCTTACCTGTGGCAGGAAGAGTGGGAAGATGACGAGGCGCGTATACCCCGGGGCATAAGGATAGTGACTGTTATGAAGGCCATAAAATCCGGGGACGAGGCATCCGAAATCACGAGAGTAATATTTATACCGACCGGCGTATTGGGTAAAAAAGAGCTATGAGGCATTCAGACAAAGGTGCGATATTAATAACGACACTGTGGATACTTACTCTCCTTACGCTTTTGGCAATGGGAATCGGTATACGCGTGGGCATAGACGTAAAGATAATGAGTTTCTTCGTAAATAGCCACAAGGCGCATTACATAGCCGAGGCGGGGATCAGAAAGACTATTTTTTTAATCGAAAAAGATACCACCAAAACCGTTGATTCACTGAATGAAATATGGAGCTCCGGTTACGACAGCGTTAAAGAGGAATTTGTGCTGAAAGATATTAAAGTCGGCGAAGGTATGTTTACGGTAGGATATGAAATTGAAGAGGACGAAACGGGCAGTCCCGTATATTTATATGGCGCTATTGACGAAGGCGGCAAGATAAATATAAATGAAGCAGGCGGTGATATACTTGCAAATCTGCCGGGTTTTTCTATAGATATAGCAGCTGCGGTAGCAGACTGGCGTGACGAAGACGACCTGCAAAACCCCGAAGGGGCCGAAGGCGATTATTATGAAGACTTGGATCCGCCTTACGAATGCAAGGACGCGAGATTCAGCGTCCCGGAGGAATTGATGCTGGTAAAAGGCATTACGAGTGAGATTTACGACGGTGTTAAGGATCTTGTGACGGCTTACGGCGGAGATAAGGCAGTAAATATAAATACGGCGCCTTTGGGCGTGCTGGCGGTTTTAATAGGGCCCGGATTCGAAGAATTACCGGCGAAAATAGTCAATTACAGAAGAGGCGCCGACGGGATCATAGGCACGCAGGACGACA
This genomic window contains:
- the gspG gene encoding type II secretion system major pseudopilin GspG, which gives rise to MLNKKGFTLIELMLVVIILGILVAMVVPRLVGRGEQAREQAAQADIRSNIALALDLYELDNGSYPEKLDDLLKDPGESKAPNWNGPYLKRKPIDPWAREYNYKCPGQYSKDYDLYSYGSDGVEGGGDDVKNWEDDTQGAE
- a CDS encoding prepilin-type N-terminal cleavage/methylation domain-containing protein, whose amino-acid sequence is MMLRTGKTIRRVPNRAFTLIELVIVASLILVLAIISTPLFRAAYRNLELRDSAYNIGKMMRYAEVSAVMEERPYKMMFNFESRAYWLLREDQKDPKGDFKKVEGRFGEKFFLPKNLSLSGDNSELIFLPNGRSTKATVSVIDKSEKKGFDIKTTGRSGQIEISDVSEK
- a CDS encoding prepilin-type N-terminal cleavage/methylation domain-containing protein → MTSKSPPSFTLIELLIALSIFAVVAVTLYSTFFAGISVWKRSGDTSSAYQDIRVVFDDIARDLKDMIYFTKDGESAYAFIGAPNKVIFMTLEEYASPQMKPAREVVRVSYYFDTAKEEFIKKRADISLGFDIEKAEEDVLLRGVKDFQFEYCYDSGDEDDPYLWQEEWEDDEARIPRGIRIVTVMKAIKSGDEASEITRVIFIPTGVLGKKEL
- a CDS encoding general secretion pathway protein GspK, which codes for MRHSDKGAILITTLWILTLLTLLAMGIGIRVGIDVKIMSFFVNSHKAHYIAEAGIRKTIFLIEKDTTKTVDSLNEIWSSGYDSVKEEFVLKDIKVGEGMFTVGYEIEEDETGSPVYLYGAIDEGGKININEAGGDILANLPGFSIDIAAAVADWRDEDDLQNPEGAEGDYYEDLDPPYECKDARFSVPEELMLVKGITSEIYDGVKDLVTAYGGDKAVNINTAPLGVLAVLIGPGFEELPAKIVNYRRGADGIIGTQDDNIFTDINAIGAKLMSGLTINQVEFNRIEELKNAGYFKVMSVCFR